In the Leptotrichia sp. oral taxon 847 genome, one interval contains:
- a CDS encoding HAD family hydrolase, protein MTKNIAAFFDIDGTIYRDSLLIEHFKMLLKYQYIDMTSWELKVKEKFSKWENRTGDYDDYLDELVRTYTEALKNFSKSDMDFIAKRVMELKGDKVYRYTRERLLFHKNENHKVIIISGSPDFLVSKLAIKYGVKDYRASIYKVNKNGIFTGEVVPMWDAESKQKAISDFVKKYNIDLKKSYAYGDTTGDLTMFKNAGNAIAINPAKKLLEKIKKDRSLIEKVKIIVERKDVIYSLDAKVEIL, encoded by the coding sequence ATGACGAAGAATATAGCGGCTTTTTTTGATATAGATGGGACGATTTACAGAGATTCGCTATTAATTGAACATTTTAAAATGTTACTGAAATATCAATATATAGATATGACGAGCTGGGAGCTGAAAGTAAAAGAAAAATTTTCTAAATGGGAAAATAGAACTGGAGATTATGATGATTATTTAGATGAGCTGGTTAGAACGTATACGGAAGCGTTAAAAAATTTTAGCAAAAGTGATATGGATTTTATAGCAAAACGGGTAATGGAATTAAAAGGCGACAAAGTCTATCGCTATACAAGGGAAAGACTTTTATTTCATAAAAATGAAAATCATAAGGTCATCATAATTTCTGGGAGTCCAGATTTTTTGGTAAGTAAACTTGCCATAAAATATGGAGTCAAGGATTATCGCGCTTCTATTTATAAAGTTAATAAAAATGGAATTTTTACGGGGGAAGTGGTACCGATGTGGGATGCCGAAAGCAAGCAAAAAGCAATTTCTGATTTTGTAAAAAAATATAATATTGATTTAAAAAAATCTTACGCTTATGGAGATACGACGGGTGATTTGACAATGTTTAAGAATGCAGGAAACGCCATTGCTATTAACCCTGCGAAAAAATTACTGGAAAAAATAAAAAAAGATAGAAGTTTAATTGAAAAAGTGAAGATTATCGTTGAAAGAAAAGATGTCATTTACAGTTTGGATGCAAAAGTTGAAATTTTATAA
- a CDS encoding DUF3829 domain-containing protein encodes MKRYICVGVLALLIVVSCGNRQKDENKNKKDKVKVTYVKDDLNSDKISKYTEYVRISEVPNSDEWLMLFDKIDENEFKDKNGEVVKSLKGINSIRDIKSSVKLLGNQIRDLGEVIQRNPKFETIDKNGENLLKSLVEEQKVLNEIDDYFEKGEYRADNLERVKELNDKYKLVSQTRKENDKILAASLQEMSSTINKKLSEKFSKNNKKVKLNVVQFVDAINKFSDAAFSKDNLNYDETELANLEKLNEEIKKSYKNISTLTYEDAKKEHVSKESYEKIKQSAKVLTESVDGMIKSIKVKNIEGVVKNASNILGNETDLKNIYGTLMMKE; translated from the coding sequence ATGAAAAGATATATTTGTGTAGGAGTATTGGCATTATTAATTGTAGTTTCATGTGGAAATAGACAAAAAGATGAAAATAAAAATAAAAAAGATAAAGTGAAAGTAACTTATGTGAAAGATGATTTAAACTCTGATAAAATTTCAAAATATACAGAGTATGTAAGAATAAGTGAAGTGCCTAATTCAGACGAATGGCTTATGTTATTCGATAAAATTGATGAGAATGAATTTAAGGATAAAAATGGTGAAGTTGTAAAAAGTTTAAAAGGCATAAATTCCATAAGAGATATAAAAAGTTCGGTTAAATTATTGGGAAATCAAATAAGAGATTTGGGGGAAGTAATTCAAAGAAATCCAAAATTTGAGACAATTGACAAAAATGGAGAAAATCTTTTAAAATCGCTTGTTGAAGAACAAAAAGTATTAAATGAGATAGACGACTATTTTGAAAAAGGTGAATATAGAGCTGATAATTTGGAAAGAGTAAAAGAGCTTAATGACAAATATAAATTAGTTTCGCAGACAAGAAAAGAAAATGATAAGATTTTGGCAGCTTCATTACAAGAAATGTCGAGTACGATAAATAAAAAATTATCAGAAAAATTTAGTAAAAATAATAAAAAAGTTAAATTAAACGTTGTACAATTTGTTGATGCCATAAATAAATTTTCAGATGCAGCATTTTCAAAAGATAATCTAAACTATGATGAAACTGAACTTGCGAATTTGGAAAAATTAAATGAAGAAATAAAAAAATCCTATAAAAATATTTCGACTTTGACTTATGAAGACGCTAAAAAAGAACATGTAAGCAAAGAAAGCTATGAAAAAATTAAGCAAAGTGCTAAGGTATTAACAGAGAGCGTGGACGGTATGATAAAATCCATAAAAGTTAAAAATATAGAAGGAGTAGTCAAAAATGCAAGTAATATTTTGGGAAATGAAACAGATTTAAAAAATATTTACGGAACATTAATGATGAAAGAGTAA
- a CDS encoding DUF1269 domain-containing protein: protein MENNVLLAVFKNQLSAYEVLNDIKSNFVGKNYVITEAAVVKKEDGKVSFKEGFQITSEGNAGFLSGGLLGAFVGIIGGPLGVLLGGSIGALIGESRGNASDEVKSGILSDTTKYLTDNNFGLILLATEENESELDNYLQKYDEEVILRKDARAVQKEIELAKEYERELYKTAAYNEFKKRANEEKDKFKNRVDDVLSDLKDKFEEADNRLKLEVAKLREKFRK, encoded by the coding sequence ATGGAAAATAATGTTTTGCTGGCTGTATTTAAAAATCAGCTTAGTGCTTATGAAGTTTTAAATGATATTAAAAGTAATTTTGTTGGAAAAAATTATGTAATTACTGAAGCTGCGGTAGTCAAAAAAGAAGACGGAAAAGTGAGTTTCAAGGAAGGATTTCAAATTACCTCAGAAGGTAATGCAGGTTTTCTTTCAGGAGGATTGTTAGGAGCCTTTGTTGGAATTATCGGCGGTCCTTTGGGAGTTCTTCTAGGAGGGTCAATAGGTGCATTAATTGGCGAAAGCAGAGGAAATGCTTCAGATGAGGTAAAATCTGGAATCTTATCTGATACTACAAAATATTTGACAGATAATAATTTTGGATTAATTTTACTTGCAACTGAAGAAAATGAATCAGAACTTGATAACTATTTGCAGAAATACGATGAAGAAGTTATTTTAAGAAAAGATGCAAGAGCTGTTCAAAAAGAAATTGAACTTGCAAAAGAATACGAAAGAGAGTTATATAAAACAGCTGCCTATAACGAATTTAAAAAAAGAGCGAATGAGGAAAAAGATAAATTTAAAAACAGAGTGGATGATGTACTTTCAGATTTAAAAGATAAATTTGAAGAAGCTGACAACAGACTAAAATTAGAAGTCGCTAAATTAAGAGAAAAATTTAGAAAATAA
- a CDS encoding fructose bisphosphate aldolase: MKKRLEKMRNGKGFIAALDQSGGSTPKALKLYGIDESEYSNDKEMFDLIHKMRTRIIKSPAFSGKEILGAILFEQTMDRKIDDKYTADFLWEEKGVLPFLKVDKGLEELEDGVQVMKPIPGLDDLLKRANERHIFGTKMRSVIKKASQTGIAKVVDQQFEVAAKIIAAGLIPIIEPEVDIHNVDKAECETILKNEIKKHLDKLPETSNVMLKVTLPTVENFYEDLTKHPRVVRVVALSGGYPREKANEILSKNKGVIASFSRALTEGLSAQQSDDEFNKDLAKAIEEIYKASVK; encoded by the coding sequence ATGAAAAAAAGATTAGAAAAAATGAGAAACGGAAAAGGATTTATTGCAGCGTTGGATCAAAGTGGTGGAAGTACTCCAAAAGCATTAAAATTGTATGGAATTGATGAAAGTGAATATTCTAATGATAAAGAAATGTTTGATTTAATTCATAAAATGAGAACAAGAATCATAAAAAGTCCTGCTTTTAGCGGTAAAGAAATTTTGGGAGCTATTTTATTTGAACAAACTATGGACAGAAAAATTGATGATAAGTATACAGCCGACTTTTTGTGGGAAGAAAAAGGAGTTCTACCTTTCTTGAAAGTTGATAAAGGACTTGAAGAATTGGAAGACGGAGTTCAAGTAATGAAACCTATTCCAGGTTTGGATGACCTTTTAAAAAGAGCAAATGAAAGACATATTTTCGGAACAAAAATGCGTTCTGTTATTAAAAAAGCGTCACAAACAGGAATTGCAAAAGTTGTAGACCAGCAATTTGAAGTTGCTGCTAAAATCATTGCGGCTGGACTTATTCCTATTATTGAACCAGAAGTAGATATTCACAATGTTGATAAAGCAGAATGCGAAACTATCTTAAAAAATGAAATCAAAAAACATCTTGATAAATTGCCTGAAACTTCAAATGTTATGTTAAAAGTTACACTTCCAACAGTTGAAAACTTTTATGAAGATTTGACAAAACATCCAAGAGTTGTAAGAGTTGTTGCATTGTCAGGAGGCTATCCAAGAGAAAAAGCAAATGAAATTCTTTCTAAAAATAAAGGAGTTATCGCAAGTTTTTCAAGAGCATTAACTGAAGGACTGTCAGCACAACAAAGTGATGATGAATTTAATAAAGATTTAGCTAAAGCTATTGAAGAAATTTACAAAGCTTCTGTAAAATAA
- a CDS encoding amino acid ABC transporter substrate-binding protein, translating into MKKVFLLMILALSLVMCSVKKDEGKEVSKSGIPKKVIVGLDDSFVPMGFKNEKGEIVGFDIDLARAVFKKIGSEVEFKPINWDSKVLDLNAGNIDLIWNGLTITEERKKETEMSNPYLTVHQLIVTRVGDKIENKNDLTGKIVGSQTQSSGEEAVKKSGFDKKFKEFKTYAQYDQAFMDLDAKRVDAIVADEVLAKYTKKVKEAQAKKELYKILKEDFGQEEYAVAAKKGNTKLIDAINKAIEELKKDGTYQQIYSKWFKD; encoded by the coding sequence ATGAAAAAAGTATTTTTATTGATGATTTTAGCGCTGTCGCTTGTGATGTGCAGTGTTAAAAAGGATGAAGGAAAAGAAGTTAGTAAAAGTGGAATTCCAAAGAAAGTTATCGTAGGACTCGATGATTCATTTGTTCCGATGGGATTTAAAAATGAAAAGGGAGAAATCGTTGGATTTGACATTGATTTAGCTCGTGCAGTTTTTAAAAAAATTGGAAGTGAAGTTGAGTTTAAGCCGATAAATTGGGATTCTAAAGTTCTTGATTTAAATGCGGGAAATATAGATTTGATTTGGAATGGACTTACTATTACAGAGGAAAGAAAAAAAGAAACAGAAATGTCTAACCCTTACTTGACAGTGCATCAACTTATTGTTACAAGAGTTGGCGATAAAATTGAAAATAAAAATGATTTAACTGGAAAAATTGTGGGAAGCCAGACTCAGAGCAGTGGAGAAGAAGCTGTGAAAAAATCTGGATTTGACAAGAAGTTTAAGGAGTTTAAAACATATGCTCAATATGACCAGGCGTTTATGGATTTGGACGCTAAAAGAGTGGATGCAATTGTAGCGGATGAGGTTTTGGCAAAATATACAAAAAAAGTGAAAGAGGCACAAGCTAAAAAAGAATTATACAAAATTTTAAAAGAAGATTTTGGGCAAGAAGAATATGCGGTTGCGGCTAAAAAAGGAAATACAAAATTAATCGACGCAATTAATAAGGCAATTGAAGAGTTGAAGAAGGACGGGACTTATCAACAAATTTATTCAAAATGGTTTAAAGATTAA
- a CDS encoding amino acid ABC transporter permease, whose protein sequence is MTFFQIFFELVKTLPSMFLLYITTIVFSVPLGILGALSYTGKNKVVKFLISTYTWIFRGTPLMLQLLMVYYGLPLIKINGYSITLTAYLAVVVTFIINYAAYLIEIIRSGLESIDKGQHEAAKVLGYTYWQKIIYIILPQALRRVLPTLGNEAITLIKDTSLMYILAVTEVMKRTKDLANISYTITPYICAIIIYLILSFCVDRLFKIIEKRNKVRI, encoded by the coding sequence ATGACTTTTTTTCAAATATTTTTTGAACTTGTAAAGACGTTACCAAGTATGTTTTTATTGTATATAACAACGATAGTATTTTCCGTCCCGTTAGGAATTTTAGGTGCTCTATCGTATACAGGGAAAAATAAAGTTGTGAAATTTTTGATTTCAACTTATACTTGGATTTTTCGTGGAACGCCATTGATGCTACAGCTTTTGATGGTATATTACGGATTACCGCTTATAAAAATAAACGGATACAGCATAACCTTAACAGCTTATTTGGCAGTTGTAGTAACATTTATCATAAATTATGCTGCCTATCTAATAGAAATTATAAGAAGTGGACTTGAGAGCATTGATAAAGGACAGCATGAAGCTGCAAAAGTCTTGGGTTATACATATTGGCAAAAAATTATTTATATCATTTTGCCACAGGCGTTAAGAAGAGTACTTCCAACTTTGGGAAATGAAGCAATTACCCTTATAAAAGATACATCGCTTATGTATATTTTGGCTGTTACGGAAGTTATGAAGAGAACAAAAGATTTGGCGAATATTTCTTACACGATAACTCCTTATATTTGTGCAATTATCATTTATTTAATACTTAGTTTTTGTGTTGACAGATTGTTTAAAATCATTGAAAAACGAAATAAAGTTAGAATTTAA
- a CDS encoding amino acid ABC transporter ATP-binding protein produces the protein MIEVKNLKKSFGENEVLHDINLNINRGEVVSLIGPSGSGKSTILRCIIDLETITYGDIFIEGKNLKDKKIKKQILLKTGMVFQSFNLFPHMTVRNNIVRTLKLVKKTSLDEATKIAKEVLEVVGLSDKIDNFPSELSGGQRQRVAIARALALQPDILLFDEPTSALDPELVKEVLDIIRKLKNKKITMLIVSHEMNFVKEISDKVVVLEKGKILEKGTSKQIFENPKSSRVREFLNTIY, from the coding sequence ATAATAGAAGTAAAAAATTTAAAAAAGAGTTTTGGAGAAAATGAAGTTTTGCATGATATAAATTTGAATATTAATAGAGGAGAAGTTGTTTCACTTATAGGGCCTTCAGGAAGTGGAAAATCCACTATTTTAAGATGTATCATCGATTTGGAAACGATTACCTATGGTGATATCTTTATTGAAGGAAAAAATTTGAAAGATAAAAAGATAAAAAAACAAATTTTACTAAAAACAGGAATGGTTTTTCAGTCGTTTAATTTATTTCCGCATATGACAGTGAGAAATAATATTGTGAGAACGCTAAAATTAGTAAAAAAAACTTCTTTAGATGAAGCAACAAAAATTGCAAAAGAAGTTTTGGAAGTCGTTGGACTTTCTGATAAAATTGATAATTTTCCTAGCGAACTTTCAGGAGGGCAGAGACAAAGAGTGGCAATTGCTAGAGCTTTGGCGCTTCAACCCGATATTCTGCTTTTTGATGAACCAACTTCAGCACTTGATCCAGAACTTGTAAAAGAAGTTTTGGATATAATAAGAAAATTAAAAAATAAAAAAATAACAATGCTAATTGTCAGCCACGAAATGAATTTTGTGAAAGAAATTTCAGATAAAGTTGTCGTTCTAGAAAAAGGAAAAATATTGGAAAAAGGAACTTCAAAACAAATTTTTGAAAATCCAAAATCCAGTCGTGTAAGAGAATTTTTAAATACAATTTATTAG
- a CDS encoding methionine ABC transporter ATP-binding protein, translated as MESFIQIKDLVKKYKLADGKEIFAVDNVNLEIEKGDIYGIMGLSGAGKSTLIRLLNRLEEPSSGQILVREETDSNDENSDLVNKNILEFNQKELREYRKKAGMIFQHFNLLNSRNVAQNVAFPLEISNWEKDAIDKRVDELLEIVGLSDRKENYPEQLSGGQKQRVAIARALANNPKILLSDEATSALDPRTTNSILELLKEINREFGITIILITHQMEVIRKICNKVAIMSDGKIVETGTTKQIFLSPKNELTKEFVDHLSHDTFRTEEEIKRRKENSSGSKLRLKLKYNEEQVNRSYIAELIRTFDVEVNILGGFIDKVSNIIIGNVLIEITANETKVHEIIDWLAKHKIDSEVL; from the coding sequence ATGGAAAGTTTTATTCAAATAAAAGATTTAGTAAAAAAATATAAATTAGCTGATGGAAAAGAGATTTTTGCGGTAGATAACGTTAATCTTGAAATTGAAAAAGGCGATATTTATGGAATTATGGGACTTAGTGGCGCTGGGAAATCGACGCTTATAAGACTTTTAAATAGACTTGAAGAACCGTCTTCAGGACAGATTTTGGTTCGGGAAGAGACAGATTCAAATGATGAAAATTCTGATCTTGTGAATAAAAATATTTTGGAATTTAACCAGAAGGAACTCAGAGAATATAGAAAAAAAGCAGGAATGATTTTTCAGCACTTTAATCTTTTAAATTCAAGAAATGTTGCACAAAATGTTGCGTTTCCTCTAGAAATTTCTAATTGGGAAAAAGATGCTATTGATAAAAGAGTGGACGAATTGCTTGAAATCGTTGGACTTTCGGACAGAAAAGAAAATTATCCAGAACAGCTTTCAGGAGGTCAAAAACAGAGAGTGGCAATTGCAAGAGCCTTGGCAAACAATCCTAAAATACTTTTATCAGATGAAGCAACTTCAGCGCTTGACCCCAGAACGACAAATTCAATTTTGGAGTTATTAAAAGAGATAAACAGGGAATTTGGGATAACTATTATTCTTATTACTCACCAGATGGAAGTGATTAGGAAAATATGCAACAAAGTTGCGATTATGTCAGACGGAAAAATTGTGGAAACAGGGACAACTAAACAAATATTTTTAAGTCCAAAAAATGAGCTTACTAAAGAATTTGTAGATCATTTGTCGCACGACACTTTTAGAACGGAAGAAGAAATTAAGCGAAGAAAAGAAAATAGTAGTGGGAGTAAATTGAGATTAAAGTTAAAATATAACGAAGAGCAAGTTAACCGCTCCTATATAGCAGAACTTATAAGAACTTTTGATGTGGAAGTAAATATTTTAGGTGGTTTTATTGATAAAGTCAGCAATATCATAATTGGAAATGTACTTATTGAAATTACGGCAAATGAAACAAAAGTACATGAAATCATAGATTGGCTTGCAAAACATAAAATAGATTCGGAGGTGTTATAG
- a CDS encoding methionine ABC transporter permease: MRFDWIEFFQFQNMIGPLWETIYVVGIATVISLIIGFPIGILLVTSEEKGIRPNRTLHKILDIILVNITRSIPFIILMVLLIPVSRLIVGVSYGNVPFIVPLALGAAPFVARIIEGALKEVDEGLIEASKSMGANYKEIILKVMIPEALPSLVHGITLSIITLIGYSALAGTIGGGGLGKAAVIDGFNNQNYAVMWQSTIVIIILVQVIQFAGDKIVNKIINKRKKV, translated from the coding sequence ATGAGATTTGACTGGATAGAGTTTTTTCAGTTTCAAAATATGATTGGACCACTTTGGGAGACGATTTATGTAGTTGGAATTGCAACTGTAATTTCACTGATTATTGGCTTTCCAATAGGAATTTTGCTTGTTACTTCCGAAGAGAAGGGGATACGTCCAAATAGAACGTTGCATAAAATACTAGATATTATTTTGGTAAATATAACAAGGTCAATTCCATTTATAATATTAATGGTTTTGTTAATTCCAGTGTCGAGATTAATTGTGGGAGTATCGTATGGAAATGTCCCATTTATTGTACCACTTGCGCTAGGAGCTGCTCCATTTGTTGCAAGAATAATTGAAGGAGCGCTAAAGGAAGTGGATGAAGGGTTAATAGAAGCCTCAAAATCAATGGGAGCAAATTATAAAGAAATAATTTTAAAAGTGATGATACCTGAAGCTCTGCCATCGCTAGTTCATGGGATTACTTTGTCGATTATTACACTTATTGGATATTCAGCACTTGCGGGAACTATCGGTGGCGGTGGACTGGGTAAAGCAGCTGTAATAGATGGTTTCAATAATCAAAATTACGCAGTTATGTGGCAATCTACGATTGTTATCATTATTTTAGTCCAGGTTATACAATTTGCTGGAGATAAAATTGTAAATAAAATTATTAATAAAAGAAAAAAAGTGTAA
- a CDS encoding MetQ/NlpA family ABC transporter substrate-binding protein has translation MKKILALLVALTLFVVSCGKGEKLKVGATPVPHGELLKLVKDDLKKQGIDLEIVQFDDYILPNKALADKSIDANFFQHVPYMEDFAKKNNIPLVSVGNVHLEPMALYSKKVKNIKDLKPKDTLIIPNDPTNGGRALILLDKAGIIKLKDNKKLDSTTKDIVSNPKNIKIVTLSNEQIAPRLVEVAGAIINSNFAINAGVTKNEIILQEDKNSPYANVVTVLKGNENDPRIQKLMKALQSEKVKKYIEQKYEGRIIPAF, from the coding sequence ATGAAAAAAATATTAGCATTATTAGTGGCACTTACACTATTTGTGGTGTCTTGTGGAAAAGGGGAAAAATTGAAAGTTGGAGCGACACCTGTTCCCCATGGAGAATTACTAAAATTAGTAAAGGATGATTTGAAAAAACAAGGAATTGATTTGGAAATTGTGCAATTTGACGATTATATCTTGCCAAATAAAGCTCTTGCAGATAAAAGCATAGACGCAAACTTTTTCCAACACGTTCCGTATATGGAAGATTTTGCCAAAAAAAATAATATTCCTTTAGTATCAGTTGGAAACGTGCATTTAGAACCAATGGCACTTTATTCTAAAAAAGTTAAAAATATAAAAGACTTAAAACCAAAAGATACGCTTATTATTCCAAATGACCCGACAAATGGTGGAAGAGCTTTAATTTTACTTGACAAAGCTGGAATTATAAAATTAAAAGACAACAAAAAATTGGATTCTACTACAAAAGATATCGTAAGCAATCCAAAAAATATTAAAATTGTAACTTTGTCAAATGAACAAATCGCACCAAGATTAGTTGAAGTGGCAGGAGCAATTATAAATTCAAACTTTGCAATTAATGCGGGAGTTACAAAAAATGAAATTATTTTGCAAGAAGATAAAAATTCACCATATGCAAACGTTGTAACTGTTCTAAAAGGTAATGAAAATGACCCTAGAATACAAAAATTGATGAAAGCTCTACAAAGTGAAAAAGTTAAAAAATATATTGAACAAAAATATGAAGGAAGAATTATTCCAGCATTTTAG
- a CDS encoding type II toxin-antitoxin system RelB/DinJ family antitoxin has protein sequence MTNANLSIRVDKDTKEKANELFNRLGLTMTTAVNIFLKTAIRENGIPFELKLEEEPNETTIRAIEEGRRIAKDDSIKGYDNIEELRKALGV, from the coding sequence ATGACAAATGCTAATTTAAGTATTAGAGTTGATAAAGATACGAAAGAAAAAGCGAATGAACTATTTAACAGACTTGGGCTAACAATGACGACAGCTGTAAATATATTTTTGAAAACTGCGATTAGAGAAAATGGGATTCCTTTTGAATTAAAGTTGGAAGAAGAGCCGAATGAAACAACGATACGGGCAATTGAAGAAGGAAGAAGAATTGCAAAAGATGACAGCATAAAAGGATATGACAATATAGAGGAGTTGAGAAAAGCACTTGGCGTATAA
- a CDS encoding type II toxin-antitoxin system YafQ family toxin — protein MAYKVKFTGQFRKDLKSAKKQGKDLNKLFDVIKVLEKGKKLEDKYKDHSLSGKYSGTRECHVEPDWLLVYEIIDDVLMLVLYRLGSHSELF, from the coding sequence TTGGCGTATAAAGTTAAGTTTACAGGACAATTTAGAAAAGATTTAAAATCGGCAAAAAAACAAGGAAAAGATCTTAATAAACTCTTTGATGTGATAAAAGTATTGGAAAAAGGTAAAAAACTTGAAGATAAATATAAAGATCATAGTTTATCAGGAAAATATAGTGGAACAAGAGAATGTCATGTCGAGCCAGATTGGCTATTAGTTTATGAAATAATAGATGATGTATTAATGCTCGTATTATACAGATTAGGTTCACATTCAGAACTATTTTAA
- a CDS encoding IS256 family transposase, with amino-acid sequence MTKKKIDNEIFKTLIEDYNIKDTNDIKDMLKDLLSGTIQTMLEAEIEHELGYAKHSMKDKTTSNARNGHSKKTVRSEYGNLDLDIPRDRNAEFEPQIIPKYQREITGIEGQILSLYAKGMSNRDIEDHLNNLYGIDVSPSMISKITDKIIPEIREWQSRQLEDVYPIVFMDAIHYSVRKDGVVVKKAVYLAIGIDKEGRKEVLGFWIGENESSKYWLNVLNELKNRGVQDILIMSVDNLKGFSEAISSVFPKTEIQKCVVHQIRNSIRYISYKDVREFTSDLKEMYNAPTLEQAEFKLDELEEKWGKKYMAVINSWRSNWNELTTYFKYDTKIRKLIYTTNPIESLNRQLRKYTKTKSLYPTDEALMKSVYLSLKEATRKWTGRIPGWGEIYSQLSIYFEGRI; translated from the coding sequence ATGACTAAAAAGAAAATTGACAACGAAATTTTTAAAACACTGATTGAGGATTACAATATTAAAGATACTAATGATATTAAGGATATGCTTAAGGATTTGCTTTCGGGTACTATCCAAACCATGCTTGAAGCTGAAATTGAGCATGAACTGGGGTATGCTAAACATTCTATGAAAGATAAGACTACTTCTAATGCTAGAAATGGACATTCCAAGAAAACTGTTAGAAGTGAGTATGGCAATCTTGATTTAGATATTCCTAGAGATAGAAATGCTGAGTTTGAGCCTCAAATCATCCCTAAATATCAAAGAGAAATTACTGGCATTGAAGGACAGATTCTTTCTCTTTATGCTAAAGGAATGAGCAATAGAGATATCGAGGACCATCTCAATAATCTTTATGGAATTGATGTTTCGCCATCTATGATCAGTAAAATTACAGATAAAATTATACCTGAAATTAGGGAATGGCAGTCTAGACAGCTTGAGGATGTATACCCAATAGTTTTTATGGATGCTATCCATTACAGCGTAAGAAAAGATGGAGTTGTTGTTAAAAAGGCGGTATATTTAGCTATAGGAATAGATAAGGAAGGGCGAAAGGAGGTCTTAGGATTTTGGATAGGAGAAAATGAATCAAGCAAGTACTGGCTAAATGTTTTAAATGAATTAAAAAACAGAGGAGTTCAGGATATACTAATTATGTCTGTTGATAATTTAAAAGGGTTCAGCGAAGCAATATCTTCGGTGTTCCCTAAGACAGAAATTCAAAAATGTGTGGTTCATCAAATTAGAAACAGCATAAGATACATATCTTACAAAGATGTAAGGGAATTTACATCAGACTTAAAAGAAATGTACAATGCACCAACACTGGAACAGGCAGAGTTTAAACTGGATGAACTAGAAGAAAAATGGGGTAAAAAGTATATGGCAGTAATTAATTCCTGGAGAAGTAACTGGAATGAGTTGACAACATACTTTAAATATGATACAAAGATAAGAAAGCTGATATATACGACAAACCCGATAGAAAGCTTAAACAGACAATTAAGAAAGTATACGAAGACAAAATCACTTTATCCGACAGATGAAGCATTGATGAAGTCAGTATATTTAAGTTTAAAGGAAGCAACAAGGAAATGGACTGGAAGAATACCGGGCTGGGGAGAAATATATTCTCAGTTAAGTATTTATTTTGAAGGAAGGATTTAA
- the tnpA gene encoding IS200/IS605 family transposase, translating into MANKTNSLSHTKWMCKYHIVFTPKYRRKIVYSQYRKSVGEILRRLCEYKGVEIIEGHLMKDHVHMLVSIPPKISVSSFMGYLKGKSALMMFDKHANLKYKFGNRHFWSEGYYVSTVGLNEATIKKYIAEQEKHDIAMDKLSVKEYEDPFKGSK; encoded by the coding sequence ATGGCTAATAAAACTAATAGCCTGTCTCATACTAAATGGATGTGTAAGTATCATATAGTATTTACACCTAAGTATAGACGAAAAATTGTATATAGTCAATACAGAAAAAGTGTGGGAGAAATTTTAAGAAGATTATGTGAATATAAAGGAGTTGAAATAATAGAAGGACATCTGATGAAAGATCACGTGCATATGCTGGTAAGCATACCACCAAAAATAAGTGTATCAAGTTTTATGGGATATCTGAAAGGGAAAAGTGCATTGATGATGTTTGATAAGCATGCAAACTTAAAATATAAATTTGGAAACAGACATTTCTGGTCAGAAGGATATTATGTAAGCACAGTAGGCTTAAATGAAGCAACAATAAAAAAATATATAGCCGAACAGGAGAAACATGATATAGCGATGGACAAATTAAGTGTAAAGGAATATGAAGACCCTTTTAAGGGTAGCAAGTAG